A genomic segment from Sporomusaceae bacterium FL31 encodes:
- the uvsE gene encoding UV DNA damage endonuclease, translated as MKVRFGFVAIALDILEGSPNKTITVKAAEEIINEQDRLNRFRRILQGNLTTTLRIMRYNAARHIFVYRFTSKTVPLATHSLAANWDYISEFQDQWQEIGAFIKKHNLRVSAHPDHYTLLNSSAPEVLAASLKDLDYHVSLFEAMGLPVQPQLVIHTGGLYKDKKQSIDRFLQEYNNLPPKIKLRIMLENDDKSYSAADVLSICKSAGCPMVLDIHHHFCNNSGEDLHLLWPQIIKTWSGLIPKIHLSSPKNDKQIRSHADFINVQDFLPFLQMAKEFDHDFDVMIEAKQKDLAMFKLVDQLSAIQGITRVDHATIEL; from the coding sequence TTGAAAGTACGTTTTGGTTTTGTCGCAATAGCACTTGACATCTTAGAAGGATCGCCGAATAAAACAATAACCGTAAAGGCAGCGGAAGAAATTATCAATGAGCAAGATCGCTTAAATCGATTTAGGCGCATATTGCAAGGAAATCTCACTACAACTTTAAGAATTATGCGCTATAATGCTGCGCGGCATATTTTTGTTTATCGGTTTACATCAAAAACCGTTCCCCTTGCTACCCATTCATTGGCTGCCAATTGGGATTATATTAGTGAATTTCAAGACCAATGGCAGGAAATTGGCGCATTCATTAAAAAGCATAATCTGAGAGTCAGTGCCCACCCGGATCACTACACCTTGCTCAATAGCAGCGCGCCAGAAGTCTTAGCAGCATCACTAAAAGACTTAGATTACCATGTGTCACTCTTTGAAGCAATGGGACTGCCAGTACAACCACAGCTAGTCATTCATACTGGTGGTCTTTATAAAGATAAAAAACAGTCAATTGACCGTTTTTTGCAAGAATATAACAACCTTCCTCCGAAAATAAAACTCCGTATTATGTTGGAAAATGATGATAAAAGTTATAGTGCAGCTGACGTTCTTAGCATCTGCAAAAGTGCTGGCTGCCCAATGGTGCTGGATATTCATCACCATTTTTGCAATAATTCCGGCGAAGATCTGCATCTATTATGGCCGCAAATCATAAAAACCTGGAGTGGTTTGATTCCGAAAATCCATCTTTCAAGTCCCAAAAATGATAAGCAAATTCGCAGCCATGCAGACTTTATTAATGTTCAAGATTTTCTACCTTTTTTACAGATGGCAAAAGAGTTCGATCATGATTTTGATGTAATGATAGAAGCAAAACAGAAAGATTTAGCCATGTTTAAACTGGTTGATCAGCTATCTGCTATCCAAGGGATAACGCGAGTAGATCATGCGACCATTGAACTATAA
- the pckA2 gene encoding phosphoenolpyruvate carboxykinase [ATP] 2, translated as MRELEKTANLVEGARTVYYNLTPAELVEMALERKEGKLTSNGAFSVSTGKYTGRSPNDKFIVDIPSVHTNIAWGANKPFSADKFDQLYNRMMAYIQNRDLFVFDGFAGADSDNRIAVRFINEFAWQNLFVHQLFVRPEKGQKLSPEFKVICLPGFKAIPAIDGTNSEAFIVLNFEQNMVLIGGTHYAGEMKKSIFTVMNYRLPLKGIMSMHCSANAGAQGDSALFFGLSGTGKTTLSADPSRQLIGDDEHGWSENGIFNIEGGCYAKCIHLSKATEPQIWDAIRFGTVLENVYIDEETRNPDYDNDSITENTRAAYPIDYIPNAMIPSTAGHPKSIVFLTADAFGVLPPIAKLTKEQAMYHFLSGYTSKLAGTERGITEPEATFSTCFGAPFLPLSPLVYAKLLGDKLEKHNTNVFLINTGWSGGPYGVGKRMKLAYTRAMVTAAVEGKLDHVSWELDPIFNVYIPTECPDVPTEVLNPKNTWADKAAYDSQAQQLAQLFTKNFTKFKGDIPEEIIAAGPKG; from the coding sequence GTGAGAGAATTAGAGAAAACTGCCAATTTAGTAGAAGGGGCAAGAACAGTATATTACAACCTTACTCCAGCTGAATTAGTAGAAATGGCATTAGAACGAAAAGAGGGTAAACTTACATCAAACGGAGCATTTAGCGTTTCAACAGGTAAGTACACCGGACGCTCACCTAATGACAAATTTATTGTTGACATACCATCTGTTCATACCAATATAGCGTGGGGAGCGAACAAGCCCTTCAGTGCAGATAAGTTTGATCAACTATATAATCGGATGATGGCTTATATACAAAATCGTGATCTATTTGTATTTGATGGCTTTGCAGGTGCAGATTCGGATAATCGTATTGCTGTACGGTTTATCAATGAATTTGCATGGCAAAATCTCTTTGTCCACCAACTTTTTGTACGTCCAGAAAAAGGACAAAAACTTTCTCCGGAATTTAAAGTGATCTGTTTGCCTGGGTTCAAGGCGATACCCGCAATTGACGGAACAAACTCTGAAGCTTTTATTGTGTTGAATTTTGAACAAAACATGGTGCTAATTGGCGGAACCCACTATGCAGGGGAAATGAAAAAATCAATATTCACAGTCATGAATTATCGATTGCCATTAAAGGGCATTATGTCCATGCATTGTTCTGCTAATGCTGGAGCTCAGGGTGATTCTGCTTTGTTTTTTGGTTTAAGCGGTACCGGAAAAACGACCTTGTCCGCAGATCCCAGCCGCCAGTTAATTGGAGATGACGAACACGGCTGGAGTGAAAACGGAATTTTCAATATCGAAGGCGGCTGTTACGCTAAATGTATTCATTTGAGTAAAGCGACTGAACCGCAAATTTGGGATGCAATTCGGTTTGGCACAGTCCTCGAAAATGTATATATTGATGAAGAAACCAGAAATCCTGATTACGATAATGACAGCATTACTGAAAACACGAGAGCTGCCTACCCAATTGATTATATTCCAAACGCTATGATCCCTAGTACTGCTGGCCATCCTAAGTCTATTGTTTTCTTAACCGCTGATGCTTTTGGCGTTCTTCCGCCTATTGCAAAATTAACTAAAGAACAAGCTATGTACCATTTTTTATCAGGATACACTAGCAAATTAGCGGGTACAGAACGTGGGATAACCGAGCCAGAGGCAACTTTTTCGACCTGTTTTGGAGCGCCATTCTTACCACTTTCACCATTGGTTTATGCAAAACTGCTGGGAGACAAGTTAGAAAAACACAATACAAATGTATTTTTAATTAATACAGGCTGGTCGGGTGGCCCATATGGCGTGGGGAAACGCATGAAACTAGCTTATACTCGGGCAATGGTTACGGCGGCTGTTGAGGGGAAACTTGATCATGTTTCATGGGAATTAGATCCAATCTTTAATGTCTATATTCCTACTGAATGTCCTGATGTTCCGACTGAAGTTCTCAATCCGAAAAACACATGGGCAGATAAAGCCGCCTATGATTCACAAGCTCAACAGTTGGCTCAGTTATTTACGAAAAATTTCACCAAGTTTAAAGGCGACATACCAGAAGAGATTATTGCTGCTGGCCCCAAAGGGTAG
- the dctA_2 gene encoding C4-dicarboxylate transport protein, translated as MKSPFYKSLHFQVLLSIVIGIALGHYYPILGEKMRPLGDAFIKLIKMIIGPIIFCTIVHGIAGMDDMKKVGRVGLKALVYFEIVTVFALIMGLAVVNIAKPGVGMNVDVSTLNTEALAAYTTNAKPHTTSEFLMNIIPSTVVDAFAQGDILQILLFSLLFGWAMSNLGSKGKTVVGIIEDISHGLFGVVDIIMKMAPIGTFGAMAFTIGKYGIASLGPLGKLLLVFYLTCIAFVFLVIAPIAKWVGFSLWQFLIYIQDELLIVLGTASSESVLPKMMDKLERIGCSKSIVGLVIPTGYSFNLDGTSIYLTMAAIFVAQATNTELTLVHQLTILAVLLLTSKGASGVTGSGFIVLAATLSVIPDIPVAGLAVIFGVDRFMSQARAVTNLVGNGVATLVISKLENELDMHKVDEVLADAN; from the coding sequence ATGAAGTCGCCATTTTACAAATCTCTTCACTTCCAAGTGTTATTGTCAATCGTAATCGGTATAGCTCTAGGGCATTATTATCCAATACTCGGTGAAAAAATGAGACCACTGGGTGATGCTTTTATAAAGTTAATTAAAATGATTATTGGGCCAATTATTTTTTGTACCATTGTTCATGGGATTGCCGGAATGGACGATATGAAAAAGGTTGGTCGGGTCGGCTTAAAAGCATTAGTATATTTTGAAATCGTTACAGTATTTGCATTAATTATGGGACTGGCAGTTGTAAACATTGCAAAGCCTGGTGTTGGGATGAATGTTGATGTAAGTACCCTCAATACTGAAGCATTAGCTGCTTACACCACGAATGCTAAACCCCATACTACTAGCGAGTTTCTCATGAATATTATTCCCTCAACAGTTGTAGATGCGTTTGCCCAAGGGGATATCCTGCAAATTTTACTTTTCTCCTTATTATTTGGATGGGCCATGTCAAACTTAGGCAGTAAGGGAAAAACCGTTGTGGGTATCATTGAAGATATCTCGCATGGATTATTTGGTGTTGTTGATATTATTATGAAAATGGCTCCAATTGGCACATTTGGAGCCATGGCTTTTACGATTGGCAAATATGGAATTGCTTCATTAGGCCCATTAGGAAAATTGTTGTTGGTATTTTACTTAACTTGTATTGCATTCGTTTTTTTAGTTATTGCTCCAATTGCCAAATGGGTAGGCTTTAGTTTATGGCAGTTTCTAATCTATATTCAGGATGAATTGCTTATTGTGTTAGGAACTGCATCATCAGAAAGTGTTTTGCCCAAAATGATGGATAAATTAGAGAGAATCGGCTGCTCTAAGTCGATTGTTGGTCTAGTGATACCGACTGGCTATTCTTTTAATTTGGATGGAACCTCAATATATTTGACTATGGCAGCAATATTTGTTGCTCAAGCAACAAATACAGAGCTGACTCTAGTTCATCAGCTAACTATACTAGCAGTATTGCTGTTGACATCTAAAGGTGCTTCAGGTGTAACTGGCAGTGGATTTATTGTGCTTGCAGCTACATTATCAGTTATTCCAGACATACCAGTTGCCGGATTAGCCGTCATTTTTGGTGTAGATCGATTTATGTCACAGGCTAGAGCGGTGACTAATTTAGTCGGCAACGGAGTAGCTACTTTGGTAATTTCTAAGCTAGAGAATGAATTAGACATGCATAAAGTTGATGAAGTCTTAGCTGATGCAAACTAA
- a CDS encoding putative Cys-tRNA(Pro)/Cys-tRNA(Cys) deacylase EbsC, whose product MKKTNAARILDGLKINYELREYQVDVNDLSAETVAKKIDLPAEQVFKTLVARGDKTGVLLACIPGAGELDLKALAIASGNKKVEMVPLKEVLGITGYVRGGVSPLGGKKVFPAYLDETIMLWPFVAISAGIRGCQLIVSPEGIIKAVNGIVCNISRLS is encoded by the coding sequence TTGAAGAAAACAAATGCCGCCCGTATTTTAGATGGGCTTAAAATTAATTATGAGCTGCGGGAGTATCAAGTAGATGTAAACGATCTGAGTGCAGAAACCGTTGCAAAAAAAATAGACTTGCCTGCCGAACAAGTTTTCAAGACATTAGTTGCACGAGGTGATAAAACAGGTGTATTATTGGCCTGCATTCCAGGAGCGGGCGAGTTGGACTTAAAAGCTTTGGCGATAGCAAGTGGTAATAAAAAAGTAGAAATGGTGCCACTAAAAGAAGTACTAGGGATTACTGGCTACGTAAGGGGAGGCGTGTCACCTTTGGGTGGCAAAAAGGTCTTTCCGGCATATCTTGATGAGACAATTATGCTTTGGCCATTTGTTGCGATTAGTGCGGGCATTCGTGGATGCCAGCTTATTGTTTCGCCCGAGGGGATCATAAAAGCAGTTAATGGAATTGTCTGTAATATTTCGCGCTTGTCATAA
- a CDS encoding NAD+ synthase — translation MLKIALGQMETIPGRPDLNTKTMLAMIEQARTAGAEMIVFPEMAIPGYLLGDLWEQQAFLKDCEEFGLLIIANSTDICVMFGNIAVDWNKHNDDGRIRKYNAFFTAYKGKLIGDENFPYPFRIKTLHANYREFDDTRHFYSLRKLATELNVGIETLLQPVQLNLANGLFSVGCILCEDGWADDYSIKPIATIHENHPVDLFINISSSPYTLGKNNKRNRVFSTQARETNVPLIYVNTTGIQNNGKTVYTFDGSSTVYNSDGQIIHYCDPFCTELKVIELDCKAKNTDYLTVIPPNDSSISSIYQALHYGIDRFTKSIGIKKVIVGISGGIDSALAAAIYTNVLGQENVLLVNMPSIYNSQTTKDLAYKLAQNLGCLYTVIPIQDAVNDTINQINTTPVTNLTSNDNFYLSVSSFVAENIQARDRSSRVLAGVAAAFGGVFTCNANKTELSVGYSTLYGDQAGFLAALADLWKHQIYELARYMNETVFSREVIPQETIDIVPSAELSFDQAVDEGKGDPLIYPYHDYLLRSFMEYWNRSTPEDILFWYKSGTLEEKLGCTPGIVKRIFATPQEFIDDLEKWWKLYTGMAVAKRIQAPPILAISRRAYGFDHRESQNGTYFTVNYFKLKDELLS, via the coding sequence TTGTTAAAGATTGCTTTAGGACAAATGGAGACTATCCCCGGGAGACCGGATCTCAATACAAAAACCATGCTTGCCATGATTGAACAAGCTCGGACTGCCGGTGCGGAAATGATTGTATTTCCCGAAATGGCTATTCCCGGCTATCTCCTTGGCGACCTCTGGGAACAGCAAGCCTTCTTAAAAGATTGCGAAGAATTCGGTCTTTTAATCATCGCTAACTCTACTGACATTTGCGTTATGTTTGGCAATATTGCGGTTGACTGGAATAAGCATAACGACGATGGCCGTATTCGCAAATACAATGCTTTTTTTACCGCCTATAAGGGAAAACTTATTGGTGATGAAAACTTCCCTTATCCTTTCCGTATCAAAACTCTGCATGCAAATTATCGCGAGTTTGACGATACTAGACATTTTTACAGCTTGCGAAAACTTGCAACCGAGTTAAATGTAGGAATTGAGACACTACTCCAGCCTGTTCAACTAAACTTAGCTAATGGTTTGTTTTCAGTTGGTTGTATATTATGTGAAGATGGCTGGGCAGATGATTATTCAATTAAACCTATAGCCACTATTCATGAGAATCACCCTGTCGATTTATTTATTAATATTTCCAGTTCACCTTATACTCTGGGTAAAAACAATAAGCGTAATCGTGTTTTCTCAACTCAAGCCCGTGAAACCAATGTTCCTTTAATTTATGTTAATACAACCGGTATTCAGAACAACGGTAAAACCGTTTACACCTTTGATGGTTCAAGTACTGTATATAACTCAGATGGTCAAATTATTCACTATTGTGATCCTTTTTGTACTGAACTGAAAGTGATCGAATTAGATTGTAAAGCAAAAAACACGGACTATCTGACTGTCATCCCACCAAATGATTCATCTATCAGCAGTATCTACCAAGCACTGCATTACGGTATAGACCGATTTACAAAATCAATTGGAATCAAGAAAGTGATTGTTGGCATATCTGGTGGTATTGACTCGGCACTGGCAGCCGCTATCTATACCAACGTCCTTGGACAGGAAAATGTACTTTTGGTCAATATGCCTAGTATTTACAATTCTCAAACTACGAAAGATTTAGCTTATAAATTAGCGCAGAATCTTGGCTGTCTGTATACGGTAATTCCAATACAAGATGCCGTTAATGATACCATTAATCAAATTAACACCACTCCTGTTACCAATCTTACTTCGAACGACAACTTCTATTTATCTGTCTCTTCTTTTGTCGCAGAAAATATCCAGGCACGAGATCGATCCTCTCGTGTTTTAGCTGGAGTGGCTGCCGCTTTTGGAGGAGTCTTCACTTGCAATGCAAATAAAACTGAGCTTTCGGTGGGATATTCTACTCTTTATGGCGATCAAGCTGGTTTTCTTGCTGCGCTAGCAGATTTGTGGAAACATCAGATTTATGAGCTTGCTCGTTATATGAATGAAACTGTGTTTTCCCGTGAGGTAATTCCCCAAGAAACTATTGATATTGTCCCCAGTGCCGAATTATCCTTTGACCAGGCTGTGGACGAAGGTAAAGGAGATCCGTTAATCTATCCATATCATGATTATTTACTTCGCTCATTCATGGAGTATTGGAATAGAAGCACACCAGAAGATATTCTTTTCTGGTACAAAAGCGGAACGCTTGAAGAAAAACTTGGCTGCACCCCAGGAATTGTAAAGAGGATATTTGCAACTCCGCAAGAGTTCATTGATGATTTAGAAAAATGGTGGAAACTTTACACAGGCATGGCTGTCGCTAAGAGAATTCAGGCGCCTCCGATTCTAGCAATTAGCAGGCGCGCCTACGGTTTTGATCATCGTGAATCACAGAATGGTACATATTTCACCGTCAACTATTTCAAATTAAAAGATGAATTACTTAGCTAA
- a CDS encoding tRNA-binding protein: protein MKIRIDDKIKLIIPKCRLGFCVIRNVSVGRTPLALTQEFLQLQNEVAKLYNLDLLPTVPRIIAVRSMYKKLEFDPSRYRPASEALVRRVLQKKGLYYINSAVDVNNYCSIKFLLPFGLYDLDNIHGDITYRVAEEGQYINIAGNVVSTEGKPFLCDADGVFGNPTSDSKRTAVTLSTRNLLSVIYADEEVGDEDFNSILKFTAEMIVRYNTGTVEDIQIVHA from the coding sequence ATGAAAATAAGGATTGATGATAAAATTAAGCTAATCATTCCTAAATGCCGCTTGGGTTTCTGCGTTATTCGTAATGTTAGTGTTGGTCGCACACCCCTGGCATTAACACAGGAATTTTTGCAATTGCAGAATGAAGTAGCTAAATTATACAATTTAGATCTACTACCTACTGTTCCGCGCATTATTGCAGTTCGAAGTATGTATAAAAAACTTGAGTTTGATCCCAGCCGTTACCGACCCGCTTCAGAAGCGCTGGTGCGAAGAGTGTTGCAAAAGAAAGGCCTATATTATATTAACAGTGCGGTCGATGTAAACAATTATTGTTCAATTAAATTTTTGTTGCCCTTTGGTCTGTATGATTTAGACAATATTCATGGTGATATCACCTATCGTGTGGCAGAAGAAGGACAGTATATTAATATTGCAGGAAATGTAGTTTCTACAGAAGGAAAACCGTTTTTATGCGATGCTGACGGCGTTTTTGGTAATCCAACATCAGACTCTAAGCGAACTGCAGTTACGCTTTCTACTCGCAATTTATTATCTGTTATTTATGCAGATGAAGAAGTCGGAGATGAAGACTTTAATAGTATCTTAAAGTTTACGGCAGAAATGATTGTCCGTTATAATACAGGAACTGTTGAAGATATTCAGATTGTTCATGCCTAG
- the thrC gene encoding threonine synthase, which translates to MKYSSTRGRDELLVSAEAIIAGIANNGGLFVPLQIPTLNQAAISELIDLNYQQRAAKILKEFLTDYSIEDLNSCITQAYSSAKFDDQAIAPLRTLGTNDHVLELWHGPTSAFKDMALQLLPQLMSKALKMTDEAAQIVILVATSGDTGKAALEGFKDVEQTKIIVFYPHNGVSEIQRMQMVSQSGNNVEVIAVKGNFDDAQTGVKNIFNNEQYNRDLAEHGYQLSSANSINWGRLVPQIVYYFSAYADLLREGKIKAGSEVNFVVPTGNFGNILAGYYAKQMGLPIKRLICASNTNNVLTDFLQSGVYDRNRGFHKTISPSMDILISSNLERLLYHITGGNTEQVATWMAELNSHGTYHIGSENLKIIQGLFWSGWASDEETTFAIKEIYERYQYTADPHTAVAWYVSNRYREETGDHTLNVILSTASPYKFNKSVLNALLGEEKLAGKDEFVMLHELAGISGITVPEALAGLKDAAVRFTQTCDKDDMANTVQQILLK; encoded by the coding sequence ATGAAGTATTCGAGTACACGTGGAAGAGATGAGTTATTGGTTTCCGCTGAAGCTATAATAGCTGGCATTGCCAATAATGGTGGTTTATTTGTTCCACTTCAAATACCTACGTTGAATCAAGCGGCAATTTCAGAACTTATAGATTTAAACTATCAACAGCGGGCAGCTAAAATTTTAAAAGAATTTTTAACCGATTATTCGATTGAAGATTTGAATTCTTGTATTACTCAGGCCTATAGTTCAGCTAAGTTTGATGATCAGGCCATTGCTCCTTTGCGAACTCTAGGAACGAATGATCACGTTCTTGAACTTTGGCATGGTCCAACCAGTGCTTTTAAGGATATGGCATTGCAATTATTGCCGCAACTCATGTCAAAAGCGCTGAAAATGACGGATGAAGCAGCTCAAATTGTGATTTTAGTTGCAACCTCTGGGGATACTGGCAAAGCTGCTTTGGAAGGCTTTAAAGATGTTGAGCAAACGAAAATCATTGTTTTTTATCCTCACAATGGTGTAAGTGAAATACAACGGATGCAAATGGTCAGCCAGTCTGGCAATAATGTTGAAGTTATTGCAGTCAAAGGAAATTTTGATGACGCTCAAACCGGTGTTAAGAATATCTTTAACAATGAACAATATAATAGAGATTTAGCTGAGCACGGCTATCAATTATCCTCAGCCAACTCAATTAATTGGGGACGTCTGGTTCCACAAATTGTTTATTATTTTAGTGCTTATGCAGATTTGCTTCGTGAAGGGAAAATTAAAGCAGGCAGCGAGGTAAACTTTGTTGTGCCCACTGGTAATTTCGGCAATATCTTAGCAGGCTATTATGCCAAACAGATGGGTTTACCGATTAAGCGTCTCATTTGTGCGTCAAACACCAACAATGTTTTGACTGATTTTCTGCAAAGTGGTGTTTATGATAGAAATCGCGGTTTTCATAAAACAATTTCACCATCCATGGATATCTTGATATCCAGTAATCTAGAACGACTTTTATATCACATTACTGGAGGCAATACCGAGCAAGTTGCCACTTGGATGGCAGAACTTAATAGCCATGGCACGTATCATATTGGTTCAGAGAACTTAAAGATTATTCAGGGTTTGTTCTGGTCAGGCTGGGCTAGCGATGAAGAAACAACGTTTGCAATCAAAGAGATTTACGAAAGATACCAGTATACGGCAGATCCTCATACGGCAGTAGCCTGGTACGTGAGCAACCGTTATCGTGAGGAAACCGGTGATCATACACTCAATGTTATCTTATCTACGGCCAGTCCTTATAAATTTAATAAAAGTGTTTTGAATGCTTTGCTTGGCGAGGAAAAACTGGCTGGGAAAGACGAATTTGTAATGCTCCATGAGCTTGCTGGCATCAGCGGTATTACAGTTCCAGAGGCCTTGGCCGGGCTAAAAGACGCAGCAGTTAGATTTACACAAACATGTGACAAAGACGATATGGCGAATACTGTGCAGCAAATTCTTCTAAAATAA
- a CDS encoding HD family phosphohydrolase, translated as MSNTSQKVNKKIIEKQVEFLVPGIQLAHDVCSNDNQVLVSKDTILSQQIINKLLSWDIFKVSVITEVADNPITNPQLQEFINTYNKSVTVVQKAFDQIRETQEIELSTFTKTADSIVENVTSAGNIIDQLYNLPKCDDYTFHHSVNVSAIAALIALWLNYPPDSVSAISLAALLHDVGKSQLPPDILNKTYKLDDASYELYKKHTQYGYDLVSKVPGIAKSVLAGIGDHHEREDGSGYPNRLSSSHIHPYAKIIAIADLYDESLTINCDEPGKLSPYCSLERLRNEICRIDAKSCMIFLQNMNNYLSGNTVELNDGRTGRVVFINKDKPSLSMVQLADGAVLDLSDDPSLRINYVLR; from the coding sequence GTGAGCAACACAAGCCAAAAGGTAAATAAAAAGATTATTGAGAAACAAGTCGAATTTCTAGTCCCTGGAATTCAACTTGCACATGATGTCTGTTCAAACGATAATCAGGTATTAGTCAGTAAGGATACCATTCTTTCTCAGCAGATTATTAATAAACTACTAAGCTGGGATATATTTAAAGTCTCTGTTATAACAGAAGTTGCTGATAATCCCATCACAAATCCCCAGTTACAAGAGTTTATCAATACTTACAATAAATCTGTCACTGTTGTCCAGAAAGCATTCGATCAAATCCGTGAGACTCAAGAAATCGAATTAAGTACATTCACTAAAACAGCCGATTCAATAGTAGAAAATGTAACATCAGCAGGTAATATTATCGATCAATTGTACAACCTGCCAAAATGTGATGATTATACATTTCATCATAGTGTTAATGTAAGTGCAATTGCGGCTTTAATTGCACTATGGCTAAATTATCCACCCGATAGTGTAAGCGCAATTTCGTTAGCAGCACTGCTGCACGATGTTGGTAAATCACAATTACCACCTGATATCTTAAATAAAACTTACAAGCTTGACGATGCAAGTTATGAATTGTATAAGAAGCACACCCAATATGGTTATGACTTAGTCAGTAAAGTTCCAGGTATAGCAAAAAGTGTACTAGCTGGTATTGGCGATCACCATGAACGAGAAGATGGGAGCGGCTATCCAAATCGCCTCAGTTCGTCACATATTCATCCTTATGCAAAAATTATCGCAATAGCAGATTTGTATGATGAATCGTTGACAATTAACTGTGATGAACCGGGAAAATTGAGCCCATATTGCAGCCTGGAGCGACTTAGAAACGAAATATGCCGCATTGATGCAAAATCCTGTATGATTTTTCTCCAAAATATGAATAATTATCTCTCCGGTAATACTGTTGAGTTAAATGATGGCAGAACAGGCCGGGTGGTTTTTATTAATAAAGATAAACCTTCGCTTTCAATGGTTCAGCTTGCGGATGGTGCAGTTCTTGATTTAAGTGATGATCCTAGCCTGAGAATTAATTATGTATTGCGTTAG